Proteins from a single region of Salvelinus fontinalis isolate EN_2023a chromosome 15, ASM2944872v1, whole genome shotgun sequence:
- the LOC129811281 gene encoding tandem C2 domains nuclear protein-like — translation MAMECINNCCKSFLGNDKAIKQPVITVKMSPARAISGDLRKSIGVSEDYLLSKLPPGGKDVPFVIPTFKPSYIQPPDSRYLGYQTPWLHTSSTYAERKAELSGANHIIYNPDSSPNMCPRTTPHSTLKKTPRGSGGNMKTGRQSLSKSMFDLSNSSHIQCYDSSASSSKRDSLESSRSLESITLSGDEREQRELGKVCVRLNYQEAQEQVWITLVQCKDVSLAQNSSKQQKISFKGIITMSKPVQFKSSVKEGSPDTVFMETFVFTLRLQQLRCCALVFRLQTHHPRKRTVAECVLSLRQLGPEETQHWMELSPSSKTTVCHAELHLATCFQPVNGRIQLQVLAAQNLPVPLSQAFFVKVEMHLPGRMVMKKKTHALKSSGGQLTWTESFYFPLSLDQDFLLSVKFYSRSHVRRKRYLGQVHLGFDSPTQEAAEQWRDTMSHPEKVVAVWHRLNGF, via the exons TGATAACGGTGAAGATGTCTCCTGCCAGAGCCATCTCAGGTGACCTCAGGAAGAGTATAGGGGTATCGGAGGACTATCTCCTCTCTAAACTCCCACCGGGTGGGAAAGACGTTCCATTTGTCATCCCCACGTTCAAACCTTCCTACATCCAACCGCCAGACTCACGTTACCTCGGCTACCAGACACCGTGGCTACACA CCAGTAGCACCTATGCAGAGAGGAAGGCTGAGCTGTCAGGGGCCAATCACATCATCTATAACCCTGACTCCTCCCCCAACATGTGTCCCAGGACAACACCACACAGCACCCTGAAAAAGACTCCCCGTGGATCAg GTGGGAATATGAAGACTGGAAGACAGAGTCTGAGCAAATCCATGTTTGATCTGTCCAACTCCAGCCACATACAG TGTTATGACAGCAGTGCTTCATCCTCCAAGAGGGACTCCCTGGAGAGCAGCCGTAGTCTTG AGTCCATCACGTTGTCAGGCGatgagagggagcagagagagctgGGGAAGGTGTGTGTCCGGCTGAATTACCAGGAGGCCCAGGAGCAGGTGTGGATCACGTTGGTACAG TGTAAGGATGTGTCCCTCGCTCAGAACAGCAGTAAGCAGCAGAAGATTAGCTTTAAAGGCATCATCACTATGAGCAAACCGGTACAGTTCAAGAGCTCCGTCAAGGAAGGTTCTCCG gaCACAGTCTTCATGGAGACCTTTGTGTTTACGTTGCGACTGCAGCAGCTGCGTTGCTGTGCTCTGGTATTCCGTCTGCAGACCCATCACCCCAGGAAGAGGACGGTGGCAGAGTGTGTCCTCTCCCTCAGACAGCTGGGCCCTGAGGAGACACAGCACTGGATGGAGCTCAGCCCCTCCTCCAAGACCACA GTGTGTCACGCTGAGCTGCACCTGGCCACCTGCTTCCAGCCTGTTAACGGACGTATCCAACTGCAGGTCCTCGCTGCCCAGAACCTCCCTGTTCCACTCAGCCAGG CGTTCTTTGTGAAGGTAGAGATGCACCTGCCGGGCAGGATGGTGATGAAGAAGAAGACTCACGCCCTGAAGTCCTCCGGAGGTCAGCTGACCTGGACTGAGTCTTTCTACTTCCCCTTATCTCTGGACCAGGACTTCCTGCTGTCAGTCAAATTCTACAGCCGCAGTCATGTCAGACGGAAACGCTACCTAGGACAG GTTCACCTTGGCTTCGACAGCCCGACACAGGAAGCAGCGGAGCAATGGAGGGACACCATGTCTCACCCTGAGAAGGTGGTGGCTGTATGGCACAGACTCAACGGATTCTGA